The following proteins come from a genomic window of Diceros bicornis minor isolate mBicDic1 chromosome 36, mDicBic1.mat.cur, whole genome shotgun sequence:
- the LOC131398907 gene encoding ral guanine nucleotide dissociation stimulator-like, with protein sequence MKKTPGGGKQDGGKAPAPATELQPAAEAEQWAVVEVELAPALLTSPLLALEPASPLSAVLALEQGPTSAPAGVRTAELESPGPSFLVGSPSPPVLVKQREKKPNIMAFPPKLVVEQLTVMDAELFRKVLPSQCLVSTWGKRNKPSNEHLAPTLQATLDHIRRVASLVITPCLGDPCMRGDP encoded by the exons atgaagaagacacctggtgggggaAAGCAAGATGGGGGAAaag ctccagcgccagctacagagctccagccagcagcagaagcagagcagtgggcagtggtggaggtagagctggctccagctctgttgacatcaccccttctagcgctggagccagcgtcccctctaTCAGCAGTGTTGGctctggagcaagggccaacatcggctccagcaggagtgagaactgctgagctggagtcacctggaccatcatttctagtgggaagtccatctccacctgtgcttGTTAAGcagcgtgagaagaagcctaacatcatggccttccctcctaagctggtggtggagcagttgaccgtgatggatgcg GAGCTTTTCCGGAAGGTgttgccctctcagtgcctggtctccacctggggcaagaggaacaagcccagcaatgagcacctggcacccactctCCAGGCCACCCTCGACCAcatcagaagggtggccagcctcgtcatcaccccctgcctcggggacccgtgCATGAGG ggagaTCCCTGA